A portion of the Streptomyces coeruleoprunus genome contains these proteins:
- the crcB gene encoding fluoride efflux transporter CrcB — protein MTTSHGAGTALREWPVIGAVAAGGALGAAARYGVSLAWPAAPDAFPWAILWINAVGCALIGVLMAVLDEARRPHRLLRPFVGTGVLGGFTTFSTYAVDVHRLVDRGEARTAVAYLAGTLVVALAAVALAAGATRRVLERRSGTRGRPGR, from the coding sequence ATGACGACGTCGCACGGTGCCGGGACCGCGCTGCGGGAGTGGCCCGTGATCGGCGCGGTCGCGGCGGGCGGCGCGCTGGGGGCCGCGGCCCGGTACGGGGTGTCGCTGGCGTGGCCCGCCGCTCCGGACGCGTTCCCGTGGGCGATCCTGTGGATCAACGCGGTCGGCTGCGCGCTGATCGGCGTGCTGATGGCGGTGCTCGACGAGGCGCGGCGCCCGCACCGGCTGCTGCGCCCCTTCGTCGGTACGGGCGTGCTCGGCGGCTTCACCACCTTCTCGACGTACGCCGTGGACGTGCACCGTCTGGTGGACCGGGGCGAGGCGCGGACGGCCGTCGCGTACCTGGCGGGCACCCTGGTGGTGGCGCTGGCGGCGGTCGCGCTGGCGGCCGGGGCGACGCGCCGGGTGCTGGAGCGGCGG